One genomic region from Bradyrhizobium icense encodes:
- a CDS encoding catechol 2,3-dioxygenase produces the protein MTPEPIFDLAHLGHMELLTPKPDESLKFFVDVMGMTVSGRKGESVYLRGWDDYERYSLKLTASKTSGMEHMALRARSPQALERRVAALKGSGFDIGWIDGDMGQGPAFRCRDPDGHIVELYYETEWFQAPPELKPALKNQAQRFPARGVNVRRLDHLNCLAVDIKANRLFFENYLGLRTTEQIVLNDGTEAAMWMTMSNKSYDFAYTRDHYGKAGRFHHVTYALDSREEILRAADIFLENGVHIETGPHKHAIQQTFFLYVYEPGGNRVEVANAGARLILAPDWKPIIWTEDERKKGQAWGLKTIESFHTHGTPPV, from the coding sequence ATGACCCCCGAGCCGATTTTCGATCTCGCCCATCTCGGCCATATGGAATTGCTGACGCCGAAGCCGGACGAGAGCCTGAAATTCTTCGTCGACGTCATGGGCATGACCGTCAGCGGCCGGAAGGGCGAGTCGGTCTACCTGCGCGGCTGGGACGATTACGAACGCTATTCGCTCAAGCTGACGGCCTCGAAAACTTCCGGAATGGAGCACATGGCGTTACGCGCGCGCAGCCCGCAGGCGCTGGAGCGTCGCGTCGCCGCGCTGAAAGGCTCGGGATTCGACATCGGCTGGATCGACGGCGACATGGGGCAGGGGCCTGCGTTCCGCTGCCGCGACCCCGATGGCCATATCGTCGAGCTCTATTACGAGACCGAATGGTTTCAGGCGCCGCCCGAACTCAAGCCGGCGTTGAAGAACCAGGCGCAGCGCTTTCCGGCGCGCGGCGTCAATGTTCGCCGGCTCGATCACCTCAATTGCCTGGCCGTCGACATCAAGGCAAACCGGCTCTTCTTCGAAAACTATCTGGGCTTGCGCACCACCGAGCAGATCGTGCTGAACGACGGCACGGAGGCCGCGATGTGGATGACGATGTCGAACAAGAGCTACGACTTCGCCTATACCCGCGATCACTACGGCAAGGCCGGTCGCTTCCACCACGTCACTTACGCCCTCGACAGCCGCGAGGAGATTTTGCGTGCCGCCGATATCTTTCTCGAAAACGGCGTTCACATCGAGACCGGTCCGCACAAGCACGCGATCCAGCAGACCTTCTTTCTCTATGTCTACGAGCCCGGCGGCAACCGCGTCGAAGTCGCCAATGCCGGCGCCCGCCTCATTCTCGCGCCCGACTGGAAGCCGATTATCTGGACAGAAGACGAGCGCAAGAAGGGCCAGGCCTGGGGCCTGAAGACGATCGAGTCATTCCATACCCACGGCACGCCGCCGGTGTGA
- a CDS encoding cytochrome P450, which translates to MAELVDFSSESFLRDPQKGVALLRSSGPVVATKFPILGRLWVTTTYEAAARVLKDSTTFTLRKEGGSLVGLPWWMPKLIRALANNMLTMDEPDHTRLRDIVDEAFRRRAVMDMETHIRAIADRLADELFAAGSPADLVQRYARMLPLAVICELLGLPSADRPKFIAWANSIANLTSAFGFLRLMGGMMKMRRYLKGRLQVAREQGGEGLIAELVRVEKEGGRITPDEMVSMVFLLLGAGSETTTHLISGSVLELLKDPARRDWLAADWSRAGLAVEEFLRFVSPVQFSKPRYVRHDVDIEGVKLKKGDRVMAMIVAANLDPGSNECPERLDLERRPNRHLSFGTGIHFCLGHQLARIEGICALQALFTRWPGLKLAVDPSQIHWRRRPGIRMIAELPVVAGA; encoded by the coding sequence ATGGCAGAGCTAGTGGATTTCTCCAGCGAGTCTTTTCTTCGTGATCCCCAGAAGGGCGTGGCCCTGTTGCGGTCATCCGGACCCGTCGTCGCGACGAAGTTTCCCATTCTAGGCCGGCTCTGGGTCACCACGACCTATGAGGCGGCGGCGCGCGTGCTAAAGGACAGCACGACATTCACGCTGCGCAAGGAGGGCGGCTCGCTCGTCGGCTTGCCCTGGTGGATGCCGAAGCTGATCAGGGCCCTCGCCAACAACATGCTCACAATGGACGAACCGGATCACACGCGGCTGCGCGACATCGTCGACGAAGCGTTCCGTCGCCGAGCCGTGATGGACATGGAAACACACATCCGCGCCATCGCCGATCGCCTCGCCGATGAATTGTTTGCGGCGGGAAGCCCGGCCGATCTGGTGCAGCGCTATGCGCGGATGTTGCCGCTTGCGGTGATCTGCGAACTACTCGGCCTGCCGTCGGCCGACCGGCCGAAGTTCATCGCCTGGGCCAATTCAATCGCGAATCTCACCAGCGCGTTCGGCTTTCTGCGGTTGATGGGCGGAATGATGAAGATGCGGCGCTATCTGAAAGGGCGTCTGCAGGTCGCCCGGGAACAGGGCGGCGAAGGATTGATTGCCGAGCTTGTGCGGGTCGAGAAGGAAGGCGGGCGCATCACGCCGGACGAAATGGTCTCGATGGTGTTTCTCTTGCTGGGAGCGGGCTCCGAAACCACCACCCATCTGATCAGCGGATCAGTGTTGGAATTGCTGAAAGATCCTGCGCGGCGCGATTGGCTGGCAGCGGACTGGAGCCGCGCTGGCCTTGCGGTGGAAGAATTTTTGCGCTTCGTCTCGCCGGTGCAATTTTCAAAACCGCGCTACGTGCGCCATGACGTCGATATCGAGGGCGTGAAATTGAAGAAGGGTGACAGGGTCATGGCGATGATCGTCGCCGCCAACCTTGACCCGGGGTCAAACGAGTGCCCCGAACGGCTCGACCTCGAGCGGCGGCCGAATCGACACCTGTCGTTCGGGACCGGAATTCATTTCTGCCTCGGCCACCAGCTCGCGCGGATCGAAGGAATCTGCGCCCTGCAGGCGCTGTTCACCCGCTGGCCGGGACTGAAGCTGGCGGTCGACCCATCGCAAATTCATTGGCGGAGGCGGCCCGGCATTCGGATGATCGCGGAGCTGCCGGTTGTGGCAGGCGCTTGA
- a CDS encoding helix-turn-helix transcriptional regulator, with protein MTVRKSENLLRGDRTPAYVDRETGAAELQISPDTWDQWVKEGRLPPPWDTFPAGTPRWRWEDVDRKLSGQTASDTTDLAIRGALNFGKKKGNRRGVA; from the coding sequence ATGACGGTACGAAAGTCTGAGAATCTGCTTCGCGGTGATCGAACCCCCGCCTATGTCGACCGGGAGACCGGCGCGGCCGAATTGCAAATATCACCCGATACTTGGGACCAATGGGTGAAGGAAGGTCGCCTGCCCCCTCCGTGGGATACATTCCCGGCCGGCACCCCCCGCTGGCGCTGGGAAGACGTGGACCGTAAACTATCCGGGCAAACGGCATCAGACACCACCGACCTCGCCATCAGGGGAGCGCTCAACTTTGGCAAGAAGAAGGGAAACCGGCGTGGTGTTGCCTGA
- a CDS encoding metallophosphoesterase, translating to MQIIHLTDLHYTRNSPFQAQLIKALTDDLKKILDDGASPDFLVFSGDLVNDPDEPDIYSELDEKFLTPLRELLRLRPSGVVFCPGNHDVSRKAISDWADERKKLVAAMETSQQAINDHLKLAPTVAYTRAIGSGFFELAKAYGHEWANPYTKTYNFPDKATSFVALNTGYACGLEGSKHDRGKIALSAGVVLSAFQEVTSGHKAYSLMHHTAADLNEHTSRLFLPLLFKNSALHMFGHVHQPNPIVQMSPSATCFTVQGGALYERDGQYNGYSIISLAEAENYASTAYRTYWVDRHEFDIGTNVTSGGIFYSTPAAQSYWANLVPSASNDDVSYWLLETLPSVAKELDKTMTAKQLRDVFVEPIIKKSRLEDDGGNRDQRLSVADIIKSPNHTVISAASEYGCTSLLAFITMAYHEECVNLPKAMVPAFIDARRIKGSYEAAVNKVIRDALPESEDRRLKLGALHDSGRLVIIVDDVNPEKPAHVSFIKAVRNLYPQARLIVAIKLNLLDTERLRPIIGIDNYDLLQIVALSRGKVRTFVEKWHLPPRYQTDTVVDEIHSRFQALGIPQTAAYVAIYLAVLEESEGYDPLNSSTVIENFVESSLQKHKPQFLFRSSFDYRNQIDYLGAIAESMCRENRFIVAYEDLYKWTKEHFEGIGQEHDHSKLIRHFIDAKVFADEGNSIYFRYNIFLSFFIAHRMQQSVSFRNWMLQDNRYVNYISEFDIYCGLSRQDEETLEFFGNEFATFEAKLEALLTPLSWTDRLETLSVPAVKKTDVEAFTKSIETQLTKAASPEERDEEISKQVADTEDVKPQAQRPEVIGTLPNWVLSLRAYTVALKNLENIPREKKERHLSKILAGWSKLILYACIVFKNVIEKRRLQIGDINFEIELPPKLDARFLRMFFLTIPVYISEVMRRDLGSQKLSLQLKNDSLAKSLSDSFLQTATYADLKLPEYINRLRAFQRKSKDSHIFLEILLLKMRGIFLRLGLQENEQLPFLAVAAEISADIKGLEGDERTKEIDRYTNELRRLGQVNKLRDNMQ from the coding sequence ATGCAGATCATCCACCTGACTGACTTGCACTATACGAGAAATTCCCCTTTTCAAGCCCAGCTCATCAAAGCGCTAACCGATGATTTAAAAAAGATTTTGGACGATGGAGCCTCGCCCGATTTTTTGGTTTTCTCTGGCGATCTTGTCAACGATCCAGACGAACCTGACATCTATTCCGAGCTTGACGAAAAATTCTTAACCCCGCTCAGGGAACTTCTGCGCCTCCGTCCGAGCGGTGTTGTTTTCTGTCCGGGAAATCATGATGTTAGTCGCAAGGCTATTTCTGATTGGGCGGACGAACGCAAAAAACTTGTTGCGGCGATGGAGACGAGCCAACAAGCGATCAACGACCATCTCAAGTTAGCGCCTACAGTCGCATACACCCGCGCAATCGGTTCGGGTTTCTTCGAATTAGCGAAAGCATATGGTCATGAATGGGCCAACCCTTACACTAAGACCTACAATTTTCCCGATAAGGCTACCAGTTTTGTTGCCTTAAATACGGGGTATGCATGCGGCCTTGAGGGGTCAAAACATGATCGTGGAAAAATCGCACTCTCTGCGGGCGTAGTGCTCTCGGCGTTTCAAGAAGTGACTAGCGGGCACAAAGCCTATTCCTTGATGCACCACACAGCGGCCGACCTGAATGAACACACAAGCCGACTGTTTCTGCCGCTCCTGTTCAAGAACTCAGCGCTCCACATGTTCGGGCACGTTCACCAGCCGAATCCAATTGTCCAAATGTCGCCGAGCGCGACCTGCTTCACCGTGCAAGGTGGAGCGCTTTATGAACGGGATGGTCAATATAACGGCTACTCCATCATCTCGCTTGCCGAGGCTGAAAACTATGCGTCTACAGCTTACAGAACTTACTGGGTAGACCGCCACGAGTTTGACATTGGTACCAACGTCACCTCTGGAGGCATATTCTACAGCACGCCGGCTGCTCAATCTTATTGGGCTAATCTCGTCCCTTCTGCCTCGAACGACGACGTCAGCTATTGGCTGCTCGAAACGTTGCCCAGCGTGGCCAAAGAACTCGACAAGACGATGACCGCCAAGCAACTGAGGGACGTCTTTGTTGAACCGATCATAAAGAAATCACGTCTAGAGGATGATGGAGGAAATCGGGACCAACGTTTGTCAGTGGCCGATATTATAAAATCCCCCAACCATACGGTGATATCGGCAGCCAGCGAATATGGCTGTACCTCTCTCCTTGCCTTTATCACTATGGCCTATCACGAGGAGTGCGTGAACCTACCCAAGGCCATGGTACCAGCATTCATAGATGCGCGACGCATCAAGGGGTCTTACGAAGCAGCCGTGAACAAGGTGATCCGCGATGCCCTTCCAGAGAGCGAGGACCGCAGGTTGAAATTAGGTGCTCTGCACGACAGTGGCCGCCTTGTTATCATCGTTGACGACGTCAATCCCGAAAAGCCTGCTCACGTTAGCTTCATCAAGGCTGTGCGCAACCTCTATCCACAAGCTCGGCTTATCGTCGCCATAAAACTGAACCTCCTTGACACGGAGCGTTTGCGCCCGATCATCGGTATAGACAATTACGATCTCCTTCAAATCGTTGCGTTGTCCCGGGGCAAAGTCCGCACATTCGTTGAAAAGTGGCACTTGCCTCCCCGCTATCAGACAGACACGGTCGTTGACGAGATACATTCTCGTTTTCAGGCTCTTGGCATTCCTCAAACAGCCGCGTATGTCGCGATCTACTTAGCTGTGCTGGAGGAAAGCGAGGGCTACGATCCTTTGAACTCCTCAACCGTGATCGAGAATTTCGTCGAAAGTTCGCTGCAGAAGCATAAGCCTCAATTCCTATTTCGTAGCTCATTCGACTATCGGAACCAGATCGACTATCTCGGCGCAATTGCCGAAAGCATGTGTCGGGAGAACCGTTTCATCGTAGCCTATGAAGATTTATACAAATGGACCAAGGAACATTTTGAAGGAATTGGACAAGAACACGATCACAGCAAGCTCATCCGCCACTTTATAGACGCCAAGGTCTTCGCCGATGAAGGCAACTCGATCTATTTTCGATACAACATATTTCTTTCTTTCTTTATCGCGCACCGGATGCAGCAATCCGTGTCATTCCGAAATTGGATGCTTCAGGACAATCGGTACGTAAATTACATATCCGAATTTGACATCTATTGCGGCCTCTCCCGTCAAGACGAGGAAACGCTCGAATTTTTCGGCAATGAGTTCGCCACCTTTGAGGCCAAGCTGGAGGCTCTCCTAACTCCCCTTTCTTGGACAGATCGGCTTGAAACGTTGTCGGTTCCGGCTGTGAAGAAAACCGACGTTGAGGCTTTCACAAAAAGTATAGAAACCCAGCTCACCAAAGCGGCATCGCCTGAGGAACGGGACGAAGAAATATCAAAACAAGTTGCCGACACAGAGGATGTTAAGCCCCAAGCCCAGCGTCCTGAGGTAATTGGGACGCTGCCAAATTGGGTCCTGAGCCTGCGGGCGTATACCGTCGCCTTGAAAAATCTAGAAAACATACCGCGTGAAAAAAAGGAGAGACACCTTTCGAAGATTCTGGCTGGTTGGTCGAAGCTAATTTTATACGCCTGTATCGTTTTCAAGAACGTGATCGAAAAGAGGCGGCTCCAGATTGGGGATATAAATTTTGAAATAGAACTGCCTCCTAAGTTGGACGCGCGGTTCTTGCGCATGTTCTTTCTGACAATTCCGGTCTACATATCGGAGGTCATGCGACGCGACCTAGGGTCACAAAAGCTCTCGCTGCAGTTGAAGAACGACAGCTTGGCGAAGTCGTTATCCGATTCATTCTTACAGACAGCTACCTACGCGGACCTTAAGCTGCCCGAGTACATTAACAGACTGAGGGCTTTTCAAAGAAAGTCGAAAGACTCGCACATCTTTCTGGAGATACTTCTGCTCAAGATGCGTGGTATCTTTTTGCGTCTTGGGCTTCAGGAGAACGAACAACTACCATTCCTCGCAGTTGCTGCGGAAATTAGTGCTGACATCAAGGGACTGGAAGGCGATGAACGCACGAAGGAGATTGATCGCTACACTAACGAACTTCGTCGCCTTGGCCAGGTAAACAAGCTGCGGGACAATATGCAATAG
- a CDS encoding IS3 family transposase: protein MEGQIRRHGRFRGETAEGLGRGEREAEEASGRADARRGRPSRAAFKKMVGPAAKRAAVAHLQAVMSLSERRACSIVGADRKLIRYRSSRPADAALRGRLRDLANERRRFGYRRLFVLLRREGEPSGINRIYRIYREEGLTVRKRRARRKAVGTRAPILIEARPNARWSLDFVHDQFANGRRFRILNIVDDVTKECLGAIPETSISGRRVARELTAIVERRGKPEMIVSDHGTEFTCNAMLAWSKETVIDWHFIAPGKPMQNGFIESFNGRMRDELLNETLFFDLDDARAKIANWVADYNIRRPHSSLKYLTPAVYAAHLTATDDRLRNPDQLRRSSVAPPAPLGVQNPETLTAAG from the coding sequence TTGGAAGGCCAAATTCGGCGGCATGGACGTTTCCGAGGCGAAACGGCTGAGGGCCTTGGAAGAGGAGAACGCGAAGCTGAAGAAGCTTCTGGCCGAGCAGATGCTCGACGCGGCCGCCCTTCGCGAGCTGCTTTCAAAAAAATGGTAGGGCCCGCCGCCAAGCGCGCTGCGGTCGCGCATCTGCAGGCCGTCATGAGCCTGTCGGAACGGCGGGCCTGCTCGATCGTGGGCGCGGATCGGAAGTTGATCCGTTATCGCTCCAGCCGCCCTGCGGACGCGGCTCTGCGCGGCCGGTTGCGCGATCTCGCCAACGAGCGGCGGCGGTTCGGCTACCGCCGGCTATTCGTCCTGCTGCGACGGGAGGGAGAGCCCTCGGGGATCAATCGGATCTACCGGATTTATCGCGAGGAAGGGCTCACCGTCCGCAAGCGGCGGGCTCGGCGCAAAGCTGTGGGGACCCGTGCCCCGATCCTGATCGAGGCGAGGCCCAACGCGCGCTGGTCGCTGGACTTCGTCCACGACCAGTTCGCCAACGGCCGGCGCTTCCGCATTCTCAACATCGTCGACGACGTCACTAAGGAATGCCTGGGCGCCATTCCGGAGACGTCGATCTCAGGACGGCGCGTCGCCCGCGAACTGACGGCAATCGTCGAGCGACGCGGCAAGCCAGAAATGATCGTGTCCGACCATGGCACCGAGTTCACCTGCAACGCCATGCTCGCCTGGAGCAAGGAGACGGTCATCGATTGGCACTTTATCGCGCCGGGAAAGCCGATGCAGAACGGCTTCATCGAGAGTTTTAATGGCCGGATGCGCGATGAACTGCTCAACGAGACCCTGTTCTTCGATCTGGATGACGCCCGCGCCAAGATCGCCAACTGGGTCGCCGACTACAATATCCGGCGGCCTCACTCGTCGCTGAAATACCTGACCCCCGCGGTCTATGCCGCCCACCTCACCGCAACGGACGATCGGCTGCGCAACCCCGACCAGCTCCGCCGATCGTCCGTTGCTCCACCCGCGCCACTTGGCGTACAAAACCCCGAGACTCTAACCGCTGCTGGATGA
- a CDS encoding IS110 family transposase, whose protein sequence is MIRYAKIHGTGYRPWLTGLLARRPTKFAAIALANKIAGMVWAMMARGERYREPISLAA, encoded by the coding sequence GTGATCCGCTATGCCAAGATCCATGGCACGGGGTATCGGCCCTGGCTCACGGGGCTGCTGGCCCGTCGGCCGACCAAATTTGCTGCGATCGCGCTCGCCAACAAGATTGCAGGCATGGTGTGGGCGATGATGGCCAGAGGTGAGCGCTACAGGGAGCCCATCTCACTCGCGGCGTAA
- a CDS encoding DEAD/DEAH box helicase: MVALHLLAQWKKSSRKGVVFLAENENRAERLGAVIHALAPSCDVLVFPRLNTLPFDQLEPSHEIAGRRSSVLRRLAKPEKPILLVSTAEALMERLPTVASWSRVILRLKVGAAFSKQDLRARLEALGYDLDDEADYPGGALFHGKTFEIFPAGALGPFRVEHSGGVIRRIVAFDPIEHDIVFETKELLIDPMSERLAFGNQRGKRSTMFDYCGRAKWIADTGVSAHADGWLSTIEEAAGRADREREYLGRREWKQATKRMNVLSQKASFVPTPDFSQVAPPRKALRAFVDDTRRAGSRLVFVAAHEDDLRVLERMSGVKAERFVDWNEATAGRNREAALLADFDRGFVVPGRKPLVVVTASDVLGSRAHHPQPLVRAWSAAFDHADVPEQGTAVVHLQRGLALLDGLQTVAMGGGSSREMIRLGFAGDDAVLVPPADLALIWPYASERGELTLDKADGSTWWSRRTEAEHEIQIAGKQLAKHISQRRRRRAPKLVPPGPIYERFVARFPYFTTIDQAKAIRDVLDDLASGHPMDRIICGDVGFGKTEVALRATAAVVLSGKQVAIAVPTTVLARQHVATFRKRFAPFGIEVGSLSRTGSGAETREVKEGLKSGKLKIVVGTQALAAKDVKFAGLGLVVIDEEQHFGATEKARLSGLAKSIHALWMSATPIPRTLAGGLAGFRDISVIASPPIHRLPVVTKVAPLSDAAIASALLREQRRHGQSFLICPRIQDLDPMLARVQSVAPDLRIVCLHGKLPADDIDDRMMSFVEGATDVLLATNIVESGLDIPRANTIVVCWPEKFGLAQLHQLRGRVGRSGIRAFAHLLTDSDSERSEKRLAVLEEFNRPGAGFAISARDLDLRGAGDVLSERQSGHVQVFGPVLYSHLLKLASEKADDRTADLWVPDLNLPVGDMLPAGYVQSEAVRLEIYGRVARCRSEDELDDLEEETSRRFGRLPPAARDFFAAARLRIECRRRGIIRLDVGLDAVAATFLPGRLRKSKARSLQRDGDRVVYISNGREGPLRTVEEFLDLLDV, encoded by the coding sequence ATGGTGGCCCTCCATCTGCTCGCACAGTGGAAGAAGTCGAGCCGCAAAGGCGTCGTCTTTCTTGCTGAAAACGAGAATAGGGCCGAGCGGCTGGGTGCCGTCATTCATGCCCTCGCCCCTTCGTGCGATGTGCTTGTTTTTCCAAGACTGAATACGCTGCCGTTCGATCAGCTGGAGCCGTCGCATGAAATCGCGGGTAGACGAAGCTCGGTCCTGAGGCGCCTTGCCAAGCCTGAGAAGCCGATCCTGCTCGTATCCACGGCAGAGGCCCTGATGGAGCGCCTTCCCACTGTGGCGAGTTGGTCCCGGGTCATCCTCCGTTTGAAAGTCGGTGCCGCGTTCTCTAAACAAGATCTCCGGGCGCGGCTTGAGGCCCTCGGATACGACCTCGATGACGAGGCGGACTACCCCGGCGGCGCGCTGTTTCACGGCAAGACATTCGAGATTTTTCCCGCCGGCGCCCTCGGTCCGTTCAGAGTAGAGCATTCCGGCGGGGTGATACGTCGGATCGTGGCGTTCGACCCGATAGAACATGACATCGTTTTTGAGACGAAAGAGCTTCTCATCGACCCGATGTCTGAGCGGCTGGCGTTCGGGAATCAGCGCGGAAAGCGCTCGACTATGTTCGACTATTGTGGTCGGGCCAAGTGGATCGCGGATACCGGGGTTTCAGCGCACGCCGATGGCTGGCTTAGCACGATCGAGGAGGCGGCCGGTCGCGCTGACAGAGAGCGCGAATACCTTGGCAGGCGCGAATGGAAGCAGGCGACCAAGCGTATGAACGTGTTGTCGCAAAAGGCATCTTTCGTTCCCACACCGGACTTTTCGCAGGTTGCACCGCCCAGGAAGGCGCTCCGTGCGTTCGTCGACGATACGCGGCGCGCCGGTTCGCGACTGGTTTTCGTCGCAGCGCATGAGGACGACCTGCGCGTGCTGGAACGGATGAGCGGAGTCAAGGCGGAGCGCTTTGTGGATTGGAACGAGGCGACGGCCGGACGCAACCGTGAGGCGGCGCTTCTGGCCGACTTCGACAGGGGTTTTGTCGTGCCTGGTCGGAAACCTCTTGTCGTTGTGACGGCTTCCGATGTGCTCGGCAGCAGGGCTCATCATCCGCAGCCCCTGGTGAGAGCTTGGAGTGCGGCTTTCGACCACGCAGATGTGCCGGAGCAAGGGACAGCGGTTGTTCATTTGCAGCGAGGGCTGGCCTTGCTCGACGGCTTGCAGACCGTGGCAATGGGGGGCGGGTCGTCGCGCGAAATGATCAGGCTCGGATTTGCAGGAGACGATGCCGTTCTCGTTCCGCCCGCCGACCTAGCCTTGATCTGGCCATATGCGTCGGAGCGCGGCGAACTCACCCTCGACAAAGCGGATGGAAGTACATGGTGGAGCCGGCGTACCGAGGCGGAGCACGAAATTCAGATCGCCGGCAAGCAGCTCGCCAAACACATCAGCCAGCGGCGCCGCCGGCGGGCTCCGAAACTTGTACCTCCCGGTCCCATCTATGAGAGGTTTGTCGCGCGTTTTCCGTATTTCACGACAATCGACCAAGCGAAAGCCATACGGGACGTTTTGGATGATCTTGCGTCAGGCCACCCCATGGACAGGATCATTTGCGGCGACGTCGGATTCGGCAAAACCGAGGTGGCGTTGCGAGCCACGGCCGCCGTCGTATTGTCAGGGAAGCAGGTGGCGATCGCGGTGCCGACGACCGTCCTGGCAAGACAGCATGTCGCGACTTTCCGCAAACGCTTCGCTCCGTTTGGCATCGAAGTGGGGAGTTTGTCGCGAACCGGTTCGGGCGCAGAGACAAGAGAGGTGAAGGAGGGGCTGAAGAGTGGCAAATTGAAGATTGTAGTCGGAACGCAGGCCCTCGCCGCGAAGGACGTGAAGTTCGCCGGCCTCGGCCTTGTCGTCATCGATGAGGAACAGCATTTTGGGGCGACGGAGAAGGCGAGACTTTCCGGGTTGGCCAAGAGTATTCATGCCCTTTGGATGAGCGCCACGCCGATTCCGCGGACTCTCGCGGGCGGTCTTGCCGGCTTCAGGGATATCAGCGTCATTGCCTCTCCGCCCATTCATCGACTCCCGGTCGTCACAAAGGTCGCTCCTCTTTCGGATGCTGCTATTGCCTCCGCATTGCTGCGCGAGCAAAGGCGGCACGGGCAAAGCTTCTTGATCTGTCCGCGAATTCAGGATCTCGATCCGATGCTGGCGCGCGTTCAATCGGTGGCCCCGGATCTCCGCATCGTCTGTCTGCATGGCAAGTTGCCCGCCGACGACATAGACGATCGAATGATGAGCTTCGTCGAAGGCGCGACGGACGTGCTGCTGGCGACCAACATCGTGGAGAGCGGTCTCGATATCCCACGTGCAAACACGATCGTGGTCTGTTGGCCCGAAAAGTTCGGTCTTGCGCAACTTCATCAGCTCAGAGGAAGGGTGGGGCGCAGCGGGATACGGGCGTTTGCGCATTTGCTGACCGATTCGGACTCAGAGCGATCTGAGAAGCGATTGGCCGTACTGGAGGAGTTCAACAGACCCGGCGCGGGTTTCGCGATCAGTGCGCGGGATCTGGACCTCAGGGGAGCGGGGGATGTGCTTTCAGAGCGGCAGTCGGGCCATGTGCAGGTGTTCGGGCCGGTGCTCTACAGCCACCTTCTGAAATTGGCCTCGGAGAAAGCCGACGACAGAACAGCCGACCTGTGGGTGCCTGACCTGAATCTGCCGGTCGGGGACATGTTGCCCGCAGGCTACGTGCAATCGGAGGCGGTTCGGCTGGAAATCTACGGCCGCGTCGCCAGATGCCGAAGCGAAGATGAGCTGGACGATCTCGAGGAAGAGACGTCTCGTCGCTTCGGCAGATTGCCTCCGGCGGCCCGCGATTTCTTTGCCGCAGCAAGGCTCAGAATCGAGTGCAGGCGAAGAGGAATCATAAGACTTGATGTCGGCCTCGACGCCGTGGCCGCGACATTCCTGCCGGGACGACTTCGGAAATCCAAGGCGCGGTCCCTGCAACGCGATGGCGACCGGGTTGTCTACATCAGCAACGGACGCGAGGGACCGCTTAGGACGGTCGAAGAGTTCCTCGACCTTCTGGATGTGTAA
- a CDS encoding helix-turn-helix domain-containing protein has translation MNAHAATARAEPTKAPHIGDHLREWRQRRHLSQLDLASDAEISARHLSFVETGRAAPSREMVLKLAERLEVPLRERNVLLVAAGFAPAFPQRSLDDPALKSARQAIELVLKAHEPNPALAYDRHWNLVTANRMVAPLLEGIPPHLLGQPLNILRLAFHPEGLAPRTVNLAEWSAHLLERLHRQCEATADPELLKLYQELKAYRMPARSGPISADNVAIPFKLRHKGDVLSFISTTMVFGTPVDITLQELALETFFPADDLTADRMQQIAAGLT, from the coding sequence ATGAACGCACATGCTGCCACGGCGCGAGCCGAACCAACGAAAGCCCCTCATATCGGCGATCACCTGCGCGAATGGCGCCAACGGCGCCATCTGAGCCAGCTCGATCTGGCGAGCGATGCCGAAATATCCGCGCGTCACCTCAGTTTTGTCGAAACCGGCCGCGCCGCGCCGTCGCGGGAAATGGTGCTCAAGCTTGCCGAGCGATTGGAGGTCCCCTTGCGTGAACGCAACGTGCTCCTGGTCGCGGCGGGTTTTGCCCCCGCCTTTCCGCAACGCTCGCTGGATGATCCGGCGCTAAAGTCAGCCCGGCAGGCGATCGAGCTGGTGCTGAAGGCGCACGAGCCCAATCCGGCGCTGGCCTATGACCGGCACTGGAATCTGGTGACGGCCAACCGCATGGTGGCGCCGTTGCTCGAAGGCATCCCGCCGCATCTGCTCGGGCAGCCCTTAAACATTCTGCGACTCGCCTTTCATCCCGAAGGGCTCGCGCCGCGCACGGTCAATCTTGCCGAATGGAGCGCGCATCTCCTTGAGCGGCTGCACCGGCAATGCGAGGCGACGGCCGATCCCGAACTGCTGAAGCTGTATCAGGAGCTGAAAGCCTATCGTATGCCGGCGCGCTCGGGGCCGATCTCGGCCGACAATGTCGCTATCCCGTTCAAGCTGCGCCACAAGGGCGACGTGTTGAGTTTCATCTCCACCACCATGGTATTCGGCACGCCCGTCGACATCACGCTGCAGGAGCTGGCGCTGGAAACCTTCTTCCCGGCAGATGATCTGACCGCCGATCGGATGCAGCAGATAGCGGCAGGGTTGACCTAA